In Mycobacterium stomatepiae, the following are encoded in one genomic region:
- a CDS encoding heavy metal-binding domain-containing protein: MEPNQLDPVASERLSHAGKLWTSDLSINEFALLHGAGFEPMELVMGVSVYHVGYQFTGIRQQSELPVLTDATYRARWNAMSRMQAEADALGADGVVGVRLDWRHQGEGEHLEFIAVGTAVKYVAKPGAFRRPNGQAFSSHLSGQDLTTLLRSGFAPVAFVMGNCVFHIALQGFLRTLSQVGRNAEMPQWTQGSYQARELAMSRMQSEAERDGANGVVGVHFAISNYAWGHHTVEFYVAGTAVRRTSEPQTITPSFVLPMSD, translated from the coding sequence ATGGAACCGAACCAGCTCGATCCCGTCGCCAGCGAACGTCTCTCGCACGCCGGCAAGCTATGGACGTCTGATCTCTCGATCAACGAATTCGCCCTGCTGCATGGCGCCGGATTCGAGCCGATGGAACTGGTGATGGGGGTTTCCGTCTATCACGTCGGCTACCAGTTCACCGGAATCAGGCAGCAATCGGAGTTGCCCGTGCTGACCGACGCGACCTACCGGGCGCGCTGGAATGCGATGTCGCGGATGCAGGCCGAGGCCGATGCGCTGGGCGCCGACGGAGTCGTCGGGGTCCGGCTGGACTGGCGTCACCAAGGCGAGGGCGAACATCTGGAATTCATCGCGGTCGGAACCGCCGTGAAATACGTCGCCAAGCCGGGAGCATTCCGGCGGCCCAACGGGCAGGCATTCAGCAGCCACCTGTCCGGCCAGGATCTGACCACGCTGCTGCGCTCGGGGTTCGCGCCGGTCGCGTTCGTGATGGGCAACTGCGTGTTTCACATTGCCCTGCAAGGCTTTCTGCGCACACTCAGCCAGGTGGGGCGCAACGCCGAGATGCCGCAGTGGACGCAGGGCAGCTACCAGGCCCGCGAGCTGGCCATGTCGCGCATGCAGAGCGAGGCCGAGCGCGACGGTGCAAACGGCGTCGTGGGCGTGCATTTCGCCATCTCGAACTACGCCTGGGGCCATCACACCGTCGAGTTCTACGTGGCCGGCACCGCAGTGCGCCGCACCAGCGAGCCGCAAACCATCACCCCGTCGTTCGTGCTTCCGATGAGTGATTGA
- a CDS encoding WS/DGAT/MGAT family O-acyltransferase, with protein MERLSGLDAFFLYLETPTQPLNVCCVLELDTSTMPGGYTYGKLRSALTKSVAGVAEFRMKLADNQLNLDHPVWVDDANFQLEHHLQHIGVPASGGRRELAEICGYIAGLPLDRDRPLWEMWVLRGGANSDSVVMMLKVHHALVDGVAGANLLAHLCSSEPDAPAPQAVSGAGGGKPLEIAVKGLMGVARRPLRLATVVPATILTLAQTVLRAREGRTMAAPFSAPPSPLNGSVTRYRSIAYTQLDMRDVKRVKERFGVTVNDVVVALCAGVLRRFLLERGELPDNPLVATVPVSVHGKSDRPGRNQTTWMFCRVESQISDPAERIRAIAAGNRAAEEHTAALGPTLLHDWTQFGSPTMFGAAMRLLPRIPINRSAYNLILSNVQGPRDQLYFLGCRVDAMYPLGPIIGDAGLNITVMSLNGELGIGLIGCQDLLPDLWGMADAFPDALKELLECPDANPDTPPDDSYPPDA; from the coding sequence ATGGAACGACTGAGCGGGCTGGATGCGTTTTTTCTCTACTTGGAGACGCCGACACAACCACTGAACGTGTGCTGTGTGCTGGAGCTGGACACGTCGACAATGCCGGGGGGCTATACCTACGGCAAACTTCGCTCGGCACTGACCAAGAGCGTGGCGGGGGTGGCGGAATTCCGGATGAAGCTGGCCGACAACCAGCTCAATCTGGATCACCCAGTGTGGGTGGACGACGCGAATTTCCAGTTGGAACACCACCTACAACACATCGGTGTGCCGGCGTCCGGGGGTCGCCGCGAGCTGGCCGAGATCTGTGGTTACATCGCCGGGCTGCCGCTCGACCGGGATCGACCGCTCTGGGAGATGTGGGTCCTGCGGGGCGGTGCCAACAGCGACTCCGTCGTGATGATGCTCAAGGTTCACCACGCGCTCGTCGACGGCGTCGCGGGTGCCAACCTGCTGGCCCACCTGTGCAGCTCGGAACCCGATGCGCCGGCACCGCAGGCCGTCAGTGGCGCGGGTGGTGGTAAACCGCTGGAGATCGCGGTGAAGGGACTGATGGGCGTTGCCCGCCGTCCGTTGCGGTTGGCGACGGTGGTGCCCGCGACGATCCTGACGCTGGCGCAGACCGTGCTGCGGGCGCGCGAGGGCCGCACGATGGCCGCGCCGTTCTCGGCCCCGCCGTCGCCGCTGAACGGCTCCGTCACGCGGTACCGCAGCATCGCCTACACCCAGCTGGATATGCGCGATGTCAAGAGAGTGAAGGAACGCTTCGGGGTGACCGTCAACGACGTGGTCGTGGCGTTGTGTGCCGGAGTGTTGCGGCGATTCCTGCTGGAACGCGGTGAGCTGCCCGACAATCCGCTGGTGGCAACCGTGCCGGTATCGGTGCACGGCAAGTCCGACCGTCCGGGGCGCAATCAGACCACCTGGATGTTCTGCCGGGTGGAAAGCCAAATCAGCGATCCCGCCGAACGTATTCGCGCGATCGCCGCGGGAAACAGGGCCGCCGAGGAGCACACTGCGGCGTTGGGTCCCACCCTGCTCCACGACTGGACGCAGTTTGGCAGTCCGACGATGTTCGGTGCGGCGATGCGCCTGCTACCGCGCATTCCGATCAACCGCAGCGCCTACAACCTGATCCTGTCGAATGTTCAAGGCCCGCGGGATCAGCTGTACTTTCTGGGTTGCCGTGTCGACGCGATGTACCCGCTCGGGCCGATCATCGGTGACGCCGGACTCAACATCACCGTGATGTCGCTCAACGGCGAACTGGGCATCGGCCTTATCGGCTGCCAGGATCTGTTGCCCGACCTGTGGGGTATGGCCGACGCGTTTCCCGATGCGCTCAAAGAGCTCCTGGAGTGCCCCGACGCCAACCCAGACACGCCGCCTGACGACAGCTACCCACCGGATGCGTGA
- a CDS encoding ABC transporter ATP-binding protein yields MFRRVGASNGPKHKLLTIEFRDVVREYQIGGQNVRALDDVSLRLEGGQFVSMVGPSGAGKSTLLHLLGALDSPDSGSIEFDGDEIGRLNDQQQSQFRHHRVGFIFQFFNLLPTLSAWENVAVPKLLDGVRLGKAKPDAVRLLERVGLGHRTEHRPAELSGGQMQRVAVARALMMDPPLILADEPTGNLDSSTGASILTLLGDVAHEAGRGRLVVMVTHNPEAAEATDRVIMLQDGRIVSNERSAVLV; encoded by the coding sequence ATGTTCAGACGAGTCGGCGCCAGCAACGGCCCCAAGCACAAGCTGCTGACCATCGAATTTCGTGATGTGGTGCGCGAATACCAGATTGGCGGACAAAACGTCCGCGCGCTCGACGACGTCAGCCTGCGCCTCGAGGGCGGGCAGTTCGTCTCGATGGTCGGGCCGTCCGGTGCTGGCAAAAGCACCCTGCTGCATTTGCTCGGCGCGCTGGACTCCCCGGATTCCGGGTCGATCGAATTCGACGGGGACGAGATCGGCCGTCTCAACGACCAGCAACAGTCGCAGTTTCGCCATCACCGCGTCGGTTTCATCTTCCAGTTTTTCAATCTCCTACCGACCCTGTCCGCGTGGGAGAACGTTGCGGTGCCGAAGCTCCTCGACGGCGTACGGCTGGGCAAGGCCAAACCTGACGCGGTCCGGCTGCTGGAGCGGGTGGGTCTGGGACACCGCACCGAGCACCGGCCGGCCGAACTCTCCGGCGGCCAGATGCAGCGCGTCGCGGTGGCGCGAGCGTTGATGATGGACCCACCGCTGATTTTGGCCGACGAACCCACCGGAAACCTCGACTCTAGCACGGGCGCTTCGATATTGACGCTGCTCGGCGATGTCGCGCACGAAGCCGGACGCGGCCGGCTGGTGGTGATGGTGACCCACAACCCCGAAGCCGCGGAGGCAACCGATCGGGTGATCATGCTGCAGGACGGGCGGATCGTTTCCAACGAACGATCGGCGGTCCTGGTGTGA
- a CDS encoding ABC transporter permease, translating to MRPGSAIGATASRLRVFSLRELAVHRRRTVASIAVMAVSAIYLVAVFGIFGSITGSVNRLSDGIAGIASLEVSGITDAGFPDAIAADVAAIPGVATAAPMIRTSVSTSSGPVLLFGADDRLAALGGALKDSLKSAAPEQKNGAPEQPENPPGPANGVRVGPGVGRIKGETFQLGSDSVTVTEVLTGKEVAALNGGHYVLAPLALAQNITGRQGQLDSILITITPGADLGQVRSAVAAAVNGRAIVADPSMRATRAGDGVKLMNYMALMGAMVALVVGAFLIYTTMTMAITQRRPVISMLRAIGGRRAVIVRDMLAESAILGVIGGGIGSAIGILMGRLAIGRLPPAMTQGLEARIVYWLPGYAIPIAIATTALTSVVASAMAARQVYKVAPIEALAPVGVSAADRVPRWLRVVCGVGAVVAFAASIAVVITQRGVLAFIAMSAVFSAEIALGFALTVPIVNAAAATARVFGTVGALAAATIQRAPRRVWATVMTVVIAVVTTVTITGTNNYMIRSARGIFASVVDTPVWVSANSPDTYPTDALPQGLSDKLATVPGVAHVTEGAYGFAEVGGARVMLDGFSAGSADPLYRALARQVRDDVLAGRGVVLSQNLGKTLRVRVGDQLRIQTPHGVRQAPVLALVPYFSTVIGTLGLGLDQMRSWFDRPVSTTLQIAAAPGVDAHRLLTDVRAAVPAPNYVYDGNAELAGLEAPMHQSMFIANAVWIIVVLVAAVALLNTLTLSVLERRREIGVLRAMGSSRRFTLRMVLAEAAGIGFVGGVLGLMFGCADQWLFSLVSGDMMNFHVTFHPSWMALAFTLGALAISLLGSVPPARRAARLNIIEAVGIE from the coding sequence GTGAGGCCGGGTTCCGCGATCGGCGCCACCGCGAGCCGCCTGCGGGTGTTCAGCCTTCGCGAACTCGCCGTGCACCGCCGACGAACTGTCGCGTCGATCGCCGTAATGGCGGTCTCTGCAATTTATTTGGTGGCGGTATTCGGCATCTTCGGATCGATCACCGGGTCGGTCAATCGACTCAGCGACGGGATCGCCGGCATCGCCTCGCTGGAGGTCTCCGGGATCACCGACGCGGGCTTTCCCGACGCGATCGCCGCCGACGTCGCCGCGATTCCCGGGGTGGCGACCGCCGCACCGATGATCCGTACATCGGTGTCCACCTCGTCGGGGCCGGTGCTGCTGTTCGGTGCCGACGATCGACTCGCGGCCTTGGGGGGTGCACTCAAGGACTCGTTGAAAAGCGCTGCACCAGAACAGAAAAACGGCGCGCCAGAACAACCGGAGAATCCGCCCGGGCCCGCTAACGGAGTCCGCGTCGGGCCGGGAGTCGGTCGTATCAAGGGAGAGACGTTCCAGCTCGGTTCGGATTCGGTGACGGTGACCGAGGTGCTCACCGGCAAAGAGGTGGCGGCCCTCAACGGCGGCCACTATGTCCTTGCGCCACTTGCGTTGGCGCAGAACATCACCGGCCGCCAGGGTCAGCTCGACTCGATCCTGATCACGATCACGCCCGGCGCCGATCTGGGACAGGTTCGCTCCGCGGTAGCTGCAGCGGTCAATGGCCGCGCCATCGTCGCCGACCCGAGCATGAGGGCGACTCGGGCCGGCGACGGTGTCAAGCTGATGAACTATATGGCCCTGATGGGTGCGATGGTGGCGTTGGTGGTCGGCGCCTTCTTGATCTACACCACGATGACGATGGCGATCACCCAGCGCCGGCCGGTCATCTCGATGCTGCGCGCGATCGGCGGCCGACGCGCCGTGATCGTCCGCGACATGCTCGCGGAGTCGGCGATTCTCGGGGTGATCGGCGGCGGGATCGGGTCGGCCATCGGAATCCTGATGGGCCGCCTCGCGATTGGCCGCTTGCCACCGGCCATGACGCAAGGCCTCGAAGCCCGCATCGTTTACTGGCTACCCGGCTACGCGATACCGATCGCCATCGCGACGACCGCGCTGACCAGCGTGGTGGCCTCGGCAATGGCCGCCCGGCAGGTATACAAGGTCGCACCGATCGAGGCGCTGGCACCCGTCGGTGTGTCGGCCGCCGACCGCGTCCCGCGCTGGCTGCGGGTGGTATGCGGTGTTGGGGCGGTCGTGGCCTTCGCGGCGTCGATCGCGGTCGTCATCACCCAGCGCGGCGTCTTGGCGTTCATCGCGATGTCGGCCGTGTTCTCCGCCGAGATCGCACTTGGCTTCGCGCTCACCGTGCCGATCGTCAACGCCGCGGCCGCAACCGCGCGAGTATTCGGTACCGTCGGCGCCCTGGCCGCGGCGACGATCCAGCGCGCACCGCGACGGGTCTGGGCGACGGTCATGACGGTGGTGATCGCGGTCGTCACCACCGTCACGATCACCGGCACCAACAACTACATGATCCGGTCCGCGCGGGGCATCTTCGCCTCGGTGGTGGACACCCCGGTCTGGGTGAGCGCGAATTCTCCGGACACCTACCCCACTGACGCTCTGCCGCAAGGACTTTCCGACAAACTGGCCACCGTGCCGGGCGTCGCGCATGTCACCGAGGGCGCGTACGGATTCGCCGAAGTCGGGGGCGCCCGGGTGATGCTCGACGGGTTCTCGGCCGGGTCCGCCGACCCGCTGTACCGGGCGCTTGCCCGACAGGTGCGCGACGACGTGCTGGCCGGTCGGGGGGTCGTGCTTTCCCAGAATCTGGGCAAGACCCTGCGCGTTCGGGTCGGCGACCAGCTTCGCATCCAAACCCCGCACGGCGTGCGGCAGGCGCCGGTGCTGGCCCTGGTGCCGTATTTCTCGACGGTTATCGGCACCCTCGGCCTGGGCTTGGATCAAATGCGGTCGTGGTTCGACCGGCCGGTCTCGACGACGCTGCAGATCGCCGCGGCCCCGGGCGTCGACGCGCATCGGTTACTGACCGACGTCCGCGCGGCGGTGCCGGCACCGAACTACGTCTACGACGGCAACGCCGAGCTGGCGGGGCTCGAAGCGCCGATGCATCAGAGCATGTTCATCGCCAATGCCGTGTGGATCATCGTCGTGCTGGTGGCCGCGGTGGCATTGCTCAACACGTTGACCCTCTCGGTGCTGGAACGGCGCCGCGAAATCGGGGTGCTGCGGGCGATGGGGTCCAGCCGTCGGTTCACCCTGCGAATGGTGCTGGCCGAGGCGGCCGGAATCGGCTTCGTGGGCGGTGTTTTGGGGCTGATGTTCGGCTGCGCGGACCAGTGGCTGTTCAGTCTGGTCAGCGGCGACATGATGAATTTCCACGTCACGTTCCACCCCAGCTGGATGGCCCTTGCCTTTACCCTGGGCGCGCTGGCGATCAGCCTGCTCGGCTCGGTGCCCCCCGCCCGCCGCGCGGCCCGACTGAACATCATCGAAGCGGTCGGCATCGAGTAA
- a CDS encoding class I SAM-dependent methyltransferase: protein MASANPLFPYIYRFGQPVFDRLFYNRYRRDAIAHATGRLLMVGLGPGTDMKFVPPAVTSISAVEPVAAFREMASRLASRHGITADIVEGTGESIPFGDNSFDSVHIGLVLCSVEDVTATLAEIRRVLVPDGRLVVLEHVRGEGLMGRLQDLVSKPWSWLAAGCEPNRRTVDSIAAAGFDTTGLRAIPRTPVPFPCKPHLQGFATLIE, encoded by the coding sequence ATAGCGTCCGCTAATCCGTTGTTTCCCTACATATATCGGTTCGGTCAGCCGGTCTTCGACCGCCTCTTCTACAACCGGTACCGCCGAGACGCGATCGCGCACGCGACAGGCCGGCTGCTGATGGTCGGCCTGGGACCGGGGACCGACATGAAGTTCGTCCCGCCCGCGGTGACCTCGATCTCGGCGGTGGAGCCGGTGGCCGCGTTCCGTGAGATGGCGTCTCGTCTGGCGTCTCGCCACGGGATCACCGCCGACATCGTCGAGGGGACGGGCGAGTCAATACCGTTCGGTGACAACAGCTTCGACTCGGTGCACATCGGGTTGGTGTTGTGCTCGGTCGAAGACGTCACCGCGACGCTGGCGGAGATCCGGCGGGTGCTGGTGCCGGACGGCCGGCTGGTCGTGCTCGAGCACGTGCGCGGCGAGGGCCTGATGGGCCGATTGCAGGACCTGGTCAGCAAGCCGTGGTCGTGGTTGGCCGCGGGTTGCGAACCGAACCGGCGCACCGTCGACTCCATCGCGGCGGCCGGATTCGACACGACGGGATTGCGCGCCATCCCGCGCACTCCGGTGCCGTTTCCGTGCAAACCCCACCTGCAGGGATTCGCGACGCTGATCGAGTAG
- a CDS encoding DUF4389 domain-containing protein — MRGDFDSPSRWLWLVKWCVLAVPHYPILILLYLVYPILTVVAGVAILFTGRYPRPIFDFNVGVLRWSWRVMNYRFPMNSTDRYPPFTLAARPDYPGELDVEYPEHLTNWAVLVKTWLLGAPQVLLCWALEPLLQVLCVIAAVALLCTGTTPRGMFDLLMGIVRWRYRVAVYVSLMRDEYPPFRMDLGSR; from the coding sequence GTGCGTGGCGATTTCGATTCCCCGTCACGCTGGCTCTGGCTCGTCAAGTGGTGTGTGCTGGCCGTGCCGCACTATCCCATCCTGATTCTTCTTTATCTGGTGTATCCGATTCTGACCGTCGTGGCCGGCGTCGCGATCCTGTTCACCGGACGCTACCCACGCCCGATCTTCGACTTCAACGTCGGCGTGCTGCGCTGGTCCTGGCGCGTGATGAACTATCGGTTCCCGATGAACAGCACCGACAGATACCCGCCCTTCACGTTGGCGGCCCGGCCCGACTATCCCGGCGAGCTCGACGTCGAATATCCCGAACACCTGACGAATTGGGCTGTCCTGGTGAAGACGTGGCTATTGGGGGCTCCGCAGGTACTTCTGTGCTGGGCGCTGGAGCCACTGCTGCAGGTCCTGTGCGTGATCGCCGCGGTGGCGCTGTTGTGCACCGGGACGACCCCGCGGGGCATGTTCGATCTGCTGATGGGCATCGTTCGGTGGCGCTACCGGGTGGCTGTGTATGTATCGTTGATGCGTGACGAGTATCCGCCATTTCGAATGGACCTAGGTAGCCGATAG
- a CDS encoding FAD-dependent oxidoreductase, translating into MIGAGVSGISVARGLLRDGHDVTVFDQRADTRAGGGAVTIWSNGETVLRQLGVDMAGAGQLLSTVRLRTSKGHRVATVDVDAMVKRMGAPVRMVPRRVVLERLLTDFPADRIRCNTRAAQVIMMPDGVAVGFEDGSVVEGDLLIGADGLHSVIREVVGAPAAEPTGWCSWQGLVSLPEIVDRETAYIVIGAHGNTGLWPAGGGCVQWWFDLPWSHEFIRPRRPIEAIRRTFAGWSESVDLLLAKLTDEDLAQSPYPHFQHPVPAPLSAGPVTLLGDAAHTMPPTFAQGTNQALLDTMVLCKTIAGLDSGSSRAELSAALRSYEKTRRGQVSAVSRVASLQVSHSESVLRPAALIPDRLHTWILTEFVRMTSHPRIAAQIDRDLAALTPATR; encoded by the coding sequence GTGATCGGCGCGGGAGTGAGCGGCATATCGGTCGCCCGCGGTTTGCTGCGGGACGGGCACGACGTCACCGTCTTCGATCAGCGCGCCGATACGCGCGCGGGTGGGGGTGCCGTGACCATCTGGTCCAACGGCGAGACGGTTCTGCGTCAGCTGGGCGTCGACATGGCTGGCGCGGGCCAACTGCTGTCCACCGTGCGCCTGCGGACGTCGAAGGGACACCGGGTCGCCACGGTCGATGTGGACGCAATGGTGAAGCGAATGGGCGCGCCCGTTCGGATGGTTCCCCGCCGGGTTGTGCTGGAACGCCTGCTGACAGACTTCCCGGCCGATCGCATCCGCTGCAACACGCGTGCCGCTCAGGTCATCATGATGCCCGACGGCGTCGCGGTCGGGTTCGAGGACGGCAGCGTGGTCGAAGGCGACCTGCTGATCGGCGCCGACGGTCTGCATTCGGTGATCCGGGAGGTGGTCGGCGCGCCGGCCGCCGAACCGACCGGCTGGTGCAGCTGGCAGGGTCTGGTGAGCCTTCCCGAGATCGTCGACCGGGAGACGGCTTACATCGTCATTGGCGCGCACGGAAATACCGGCCTCTGGCCGGCCGGCGGCGGATGCGTGCAATGGTGGTTCGACTTGCCGTGGTCCCACGAATTCATTCGGCCACGTCGCCCGATCGAAGCGATCCGACGCACCTTCGCCGGCTGGTCCGAGTCGGTCGACCTGTTGCTCGCGAAACTGACCGACGAAGATTTGGCGCAATCGCCCTACCCCCATTTCCAGCATCCGGTACCCGCACCGTTGAGCGCCGGGCCGGTGACCTTGCTCGGCGACGCCGCGCACACGATGCCGCCCACGTTCGCGCAAGGAACGAATCAGGCTCTGCTCGACACGATGGTGTTGTGCAAGACGATCGCGGGCCTCGACTCCGGCAGCAGCCGGGCCGAGCTTTCGGCTGCGCTGCGCTCGTACGAGAAGACTCGGCGAGGTCAGGTCAGCGCCGTGTCTCGGGTCGCGTCGCTGCAGGTCTCGCATAGCGAGTCCGTGTTGCGGCCGGCGGCATTGATACCGGATCGACTACACACCTGGATACTGACCGAGTTCGTCCGGATGACCAGCCACCCGCGGATCGCCGCGCAGATCGATCGCGATCTCGCGGCACTAACCCCTGCGACGCGATGA